From a region of the Pectobacterium aquaticum genome:
- the fecE gene encoding Fe(3+) dicitrate ABC transporter ATP-binding protein FecE — protein sequence MELTTQNLTAGYGDKRILDGLSLSLPAGKITALLGPNGCGKSTLLKCFAKLLTPESGAIQLDGKPLSTFSARQLSRHLALLPQQHLTPEGITVRDMVAYGRSPWLSLWGRLSQDDRQHVQRAMEKTHIVDLADKRLTDLSGGQRQRAFLAMLLAQDTPVVLLDEPTTYLDINHQVELMKLLRELNQAGKTVVTVLHDLNQASRYCDHLVMLAGGRVMAQGSPHEVMKPALLQQVFSIDAEIHADPVSGQPMCVVR from the coding sequence ATGGAACTGACAACACAAAACCTGACGGCGGGCTATGGCGACAAGCGTATTCTTGACGGATTGTCGCTGTCGCTGCCCGCCGGAAAAATTACCGCCCTGCTTGGCCCCAATGGCTGCGGCAAATCAACGCTGCTGAAGTGTTTCGCCAAGCTGCTTACCCCGGAATCCGGCGCTATTCAGCTCGACGGCAAGCCGCTCTCTACGTTCTCTGCGCGCCAGCTCTCGCGCCATCTGGCGCTGTTACCGCAGCAGCATTTGACGCCAGAGGGGATCACCGTGCGTGACATGGTGGCCTACGGGCGCAGCCCTTGGCTGTCACTGTGGGGACGATTATCGCAGGACGATCGCCAGCACGTGCAGCGTGCGATGGAAAAAACGCACATCGTCGACCTCGCCGACAAACGGTTAACCGACTTATCCGGAGGACAACGTCAGCGGGCGTTTCTGGCGATGCTGCTGGCGCAGGATACCCCCGTCGTCCTGCTTGATGAACCGACAACCTATCTCGATATCAATCATCAGGTCGAGTTAATGAAGTTGCTGCGTGAACTGAATCAGGCGGGCAAAACGGTCGTCACCGTCCTGCACGATCTGAATCAGGCCAGCCGCTACTGCGATCATCTGGTGATGCTGGCAGGTGGACGTGTGATGGCGCAGGGCTCACCGCACGAGGTAATGAAACCGGCATTACTCCAGCAGGTGTTCAGCATTGATGCGGAGATCCACGCCGACCCTGTATCAGGCCAGCCGATGTGTGTGGTGCGGTGA
- a CDS encoding glutathione S-transferase family protein, producing MRLKLHHLNDSRSVRILWLLEEAGIPYELVRYQRDEKTHLAPASLRTIHPLGKSPLIEEDGKIIAESGAIVEYLINRHAKHLAPDANAAEYIDYLQWIHFAESSAMLPVLLKIFGEFEKNTGTTLNFLENYADNEFEKVFSFLDDSLSSREFIVGDKLSGADIMLGFVINTVVERLVPSERFPNIQRYSQRLKNLPSWQKIQAIESRAE from the coding sequence ATGAGATTAAAATTGCATCATCTTAATGATTCACGGTCTGTTCGTATCCTCTGGCTGCTTGAGGAAGCGGGGATACCCTATGAACTCGTCAGATATCAGCGGGATGAAAAAACGCATTTAGCACCGGCCTCCTTGAGAACGATCCATCCTTTAGGTAAATCACCGTTGATTGAAGAAGATGGCAAGATCATTGCAGAATCCGGCGCTATCGTGGAATACCTGATCAATCGCCACGCAAAGCACCTAGCCCCGGATGCAAACGCTGCCGAATACATTGACTATCTGCAATGGATACACTTTGCAGAAAGCTCCGCCATGCTCCCAGTTTTATTGAAGATCTTCGGCGAGTTTGAAAAGAACACTGGCACTACACTGAATTTTCTCGAAAATTACGCTGACAACGAATTCGAGAAAGTCTTTTCATTCTTAGACGATTCGCTATCTTCACGGGAATTTATTGTGGGCGATAAACTGAGCGGCGCAGATATTATGCTGGGCTTTGTTATTAACACCGTCGTGGAGAGACTCGTTCCCAGCGAGCGCTTCCCGAATATTCAGCGCTACTCACAGCGCCTGAAAAATCTGCCGAGCTGGCAAAAAATTCAGGCCATTGAATCACGCGCAGAATAA
- a CDS encoding Hcp family type VI secretion system effector, translated as MANLIYLKLTGIKQGLISAGCSSADSIGNKYQIAHEDEIFVYELMNRITRQDNVALNPVEIRKPIDKATPLIAQALGDNEKLTCEFLFYRTSQSGGNELYFKMVLRDAVINDIQFFYPNSLTHNETQPQESISFKFASIEWEHVVARTSSFLLWTDSTY; from the coding sequence ATGGCAAATTTGATCTATCTAAAACTCACCGGCATCAAACAAGGTCTAATCTCTGCGGGCTGTTCAAGTGCAGACTCGATTGGTAACAAGTATCAGATCGCTCATGAAGATGAGATTTTTGTTTATGAGTTAATGAATAGAATAACTCGACAGGATAATGTTGCTCTCAATCCCGTAGAAATAAGAAAGCCGATAGATAAAGCCACCCCACTTATTGCTCAGGCATTAGGCGATAACGAAAAACTAACCTGTGAATTTCTGTTTTACAGGACATCACAATCCGGTGGCAACGAACTCTATTTTAAAATGGTGCTGAGAGATGCGGTTATCAATGACATTCAGTTTTTTTATCCTAACTCATTGACACATAATGAAACCCAGCCACAGGAAAGTATTTCGTTCAAATTTGCATCAATCGAATGGGAGCATGTGGTAGCAAGAACCAGTTCTTTCCTCTTATGGACTGATTCGACTTACTAA
- a CDS encoding DUF4225 domain-containing protein, whose protein sequence is MDNYLNRNSVNNQYFLSMAQAAAFDLIKTARIVSSRHINDLFLKAKFEDEIRRFSNGNLDIVRNASSSSECQVAINNIKEECANIEKQGTMLSLEKAKVFITINMEKREKEIGYTINAIGVMVGGAQFVSGFGILAGATTYIGRFIGAHIAFTGASSSIESFFHLIGDDNEIGFMKSGYIRTAEFLGFDKKSGLLAYHSVDLVTSFYGIVKLTLKPDAWRLFRYIPSDYYRKINTMSRASLMLKMVGAGNKIRIMSDIYKDDSL, encoded by the coding sequence ATGGACAATTACCTAAATAGAAACAGCGTTAATAATCAATATTTTTTGTCCATGGCTCAGGCCGCCGCGTTTGATCTAATAAAAACGGCCAGAATTGTTTCCTCTCGTCATATTAACGATCTCTTTCTTAAAGCAAAATTTGAGGATGAAATTCGACGTTTTTCTAATGGCAATCTGGACATTGTTAGAAATGCCAGTAGCTCATCGGAATGTCAGGTTGCGATTAATAACATCAAGGAAGAGTGTGCCAATATTGAAAAACAGGGAACAATGCTTTCTCTTGAAAAAGCCAAGGTATTTATTACCATCAACATGGAGAAAAGAGAGAAGGAAATTGGTTATACAATAAATGCAATTGGTGTGATGGTTGGTGGTGCTCAGTTTGTTTCTGGATTTGGTATTCTTGCTGGTGCAACAACATATATTGGGAGATTTATTGGTGCTCACATTGCCTTCACTGGTGCAAGTTCATCCATAGAGAGTTTTTTCCATCTTATTGGGGATGATAATGAAATTGGATTTATGAAGTCTGGCTATATACGTACGGCAGAATTTCTGGGGTTTGATAAAAAATCAGGCCTGTTGGCTTATCACTCAGTCGATCTTGTCACTTCATTCTATGGTATCGTCAAATTAACACTAAAACCTGATGCTTGGCGGCTTTTTCGATATATTCCCAGTGATTATTATAGAAAAATAAACACGATGAGCAGAGCATCGCTGATGTTGAAGATGGTTGGGGCTGGAAATAAGATACGGATAATGTCTGATATATACAAAGATGATTCTCTTTAA